One part of the Sphingopyxis sp. TUF1 genome encodes these proteins:
- the folP gene encoding dihydropteroate synthase: MFAPLTKLDLGAASADAKIYLRPTCFVDRPHELDEGALRIADTMVWFAAWHVSLRNSAAVRSAIVPVAELGDWIAAMPDRLGEMAQAQRAGIARPRGNLQLGERTIRLGEPQLMGILNVTPDSFSDGGKHIDAAAAIDAGFAMGAAGAAIIDVGGESTRPGAPLIWEGDEIRRVESVVAALAKGGVAVSIDTRKAAVMEAALAAGAGIVNDISALRYDDRAMEVVAQARCPVVLMHAPSAKSDPHEGGAYTNVLFDVYDMLAERIAACVAAGIDRSKIIVDPGIGFGKGVGDNLALVNGLALFHTLGCPILFGASRKRMIGALDNEAAADQRLGGTIALHYQAAAHGAQLLRVHDIAENRQALRVWRGLRDAALTA; encoded by the coding sequence ATGTTCGCACCATTGACCAAGCTCGACCTCGGCGCTGCATCGGCGGATGCAAAAATCTATCTCCGCCCAACCTGCTTCGTCGATCGCCCGCACGAGCTGGACGAGGGCGCGTTGCGCATCGCCGACACGATGGTCTGGTTCGCAGCCTGGCACGTCAGCCTGCGCAACAGTGCTGCGGTTCGTTCGGCGATCGTTCCGGTAGCCGAACTCGGCGACTGGATCGCGGCAATGCCCGATCGGCTGGGCGAAATGGCGCAAGCACAGCGCGCAGGCATCGCCCGGCCGCGCGGCAATCTCCAGCTCGGCGAACGCACGATCCGGCTGGGCGAGCCCCAGCTGATGGGGATTTTGAACGTCACCCCCGACAGTTTCTCCGATGGCGGCAAGCATATCGACGCCGCGGCGGCGATCGACGCGGGCTTTGCGATGGGCGCCGCGGGCGCGGCAATCATCGACGTTGGCGGCGAATCGACGCGGCCCGGCGCGCCGCTGATCTGGGAAGGCGACGAGATCCGGCGCGTCGAGAGCGTCGTTGCGGCGCTGGCGAAGGGCGGGGTCGCGGTGTCGATCGACACGCGCAAGGCCGCGGTGATGGAGGCCGCGCTCGCAGCGGGGGCGGGCATCGTCAACGATATTTCGGCGCTGCGCTATGACGACCGCGCGATGGAGGTTGTCGCGCAGGCGCGGTGCCCGGTGGTGCTGATGCACGCGCCGTCGGCCAAGAGCGATCCGCATGAGGGCGGGGCTTATACGAACGTCCTGTTCGACGTGTACGACATGCTCGCCGAGCGCATCGCGGCGTGCGTCGCGGCGGGGATCGACCGGTCGAAGATCATCGTCGATCCGGGGATCGGCTTCGGCAAGGGGGTGGGCGACAATCTGGCGCTGGTGAACGGGCTGGCGCTGTTCCACACGCTCGGCTGTCCGATATTGTTCGGCGCGAGCCGCAAGCGGATGATCGGCGCGCTCGACAATGAGGCCGCGGCTGACCAGCGGCTCGGCGGGACGATTGCGCTGCATTATCAGGCGGCGGCGCACGGCGCGCAGCTGCTGCGTGTGCACGACATTGCCGAGAACCGGCAGGCGCTGCGGGTGTGGCGCGGTTTGCGGGATGCTGCGTTGACGGCCTGA
- a CDS encoding sigma-54-dependent transcriptional regulator, with the protein MASTRDTRMVMIVDSEPAQQRFLSALVSRGGWRSMIAADTDTALAKLGTQEGMALDAVLVDQGAPGMDIAQFVIELRRWRPALPLVVITMRNGVEVAVAAMRAGASDFVQKPIAPDRLLEALDRVMADSGPQGELRPLTEKLRAPLAFEEIIGSSPNFRSALAIAAKAARARVPVMINGKPGTGKEVFARAIHSASPRARGPLVMVDCSAVSPGLIGSGLFGHERGAFPGAFDRQVGRLVQADGGSIIIDHVECIPLETQAKLVEFLKSGEVQMIGGSIRQTVDVRIIATSTSPLDKLIEAGHFREDLFYALSSAQFTLPSLSERRGDVGPLARHLLARIGGLPGMGPIGITDDALRLLAAYAWPGNVRQLQDVLFRAAVASTTDVLTAADFRAIEATLGGGTASDGDVAINGEAIGVTLYLPDGNLRPLEEIEADVIRLAIGHYRGRMSEVARRLGIGRSTLYRKLSDLGIDTAA; encoded by the coding sequence ATGGCAAGCACGCGCGACACGCGAATGGTGATGATTGTCGATAGCGAGCCTGCACAGCAGCGCTTTCTGTCGGCGCTCGTCTCGCGCGGCGGCTGGCGCAGTATGATCGCCGCCGACACCGACACCGCGCTTGCCAAGCTCGGCACGCAGGAAGGCATGGCCCTCGACGCCGTGCTAGTCGATCAGGGCGCGCCGGGCATGGACATCGCCCAATTCGTGATCGAGCTGCGCCGCTGGCGCCCCGCGCTGCCGCTCGTCGTCATCACGATGCGCAACGGCGTCGAGGTCGCGGTCGCCGCGATGCGCGCCGGGGCGAGCGACTTCGTGCAAAAACCGATCGCGCCCGACCGCCTGCTCGAAGCGCTCGATCGCGTGATGGCCGACAGCGGCCCGCAAGGCGAGCTGCGCCCGCTCACCGAAAAGCTGCGCGCGCCGCTCGCGTTCGAGGAAATCATCGGCTCGAGCCCCAATTTCCGCAGCGCGCTCGCCATTGCCGCCAAGGCCGCCCGCGCGCGCGTGCCGGTGATGATCAACGGCAAGCCCGGCACCGGCAAGGAAGTCTTTGCGCGCGCCATCCACAGCGCCAGCCCGCGCGCGCGCGGTCCGCTCGTCATGGTCGATTGTTCGGCGGTGTCGCCGGGCCTGATCGGATCGGGGCTGTTCGGCCACGAACGCGGCGCCTTCCCCGGCGCCTTCGACCGCCAGGTCGGCCGGCTTGTGCAGGCGGATGGCGGCAGCATCATCATCGACCATGTCGAATGCATCCCGCTCGAAACGCAGGCGAAGCTCGTCGAATTCCTGAAATCGGGCGAAGTGCAGATGATCGGCGGGTCGATCCGCCAGACCGTCGACGTACGCATCATCGCCACCAGCACCAGCCCGCTCGACAAGCTGATCGAGGCGGGCCATTTCCGCGAAGACCTGTTCTACGCCCTGTCGAGCGCGCAATTCACGCTGCCCTCGCTGTCCGAACGCCGCGGCGACGTCGGCCCGCTCGCGCGCCATCTGCTCGCGCGCATCGGCGGCTTGCCGGGCATGGGGCCGATCGGCATCACCGACGACGCGCTACGCCTGCTCGCCGCCTATGCCTGGCCCGGCAATGTCCGCCAGCTTCAGGATGTGCTGTTCCGCGCCGCGGTCGCCAGCACAACCGACGTCTTGACCGCCGCCGATTTCCGCGCGATCGAAGCGACGCTCGGCGGCGGCACCGCCAGCGACGGCGATGTCGCGATCAACGGCGAGGCGATCGGCGTCACGCTCTATCTGCCCGACGGCAATTTGCGTCCGCTTGAAGAGATCGAAGCCGACGTCATCCGCCTCGCGATCGGCCACTACCGCGGCCGCATGAGCGAAGTCGCGCGCCGTCTCGGCATCGGCCGCTCGACGCTCTATCGCAAATTGAGCGATCTCGGGATCGACACCGCGGCCTGA
- a CDS encoding aa3-type cytochrome c oxidase subunit IV, with translation MAQQEMKAANETYSGFLGLLKVGSILTAIVTVVVVLLIAS, from the coding sequence ATGGCACAACAGGAAATGAAGGCGGCAAACGAAACCTATTCGGGTTTCCTCGGCTTGCTGAAGGTCGGATCGATCCTGACCGCGATCGTGACGGTGGTCGTCGTTCTCCTGATCGCGTCCTGA
- a CDS encoding NAD(P) transhydrogenase subunit alpha: MRIAVLKELAPGETRVAATPETVKKFIGLGAEVAVESGAGEAASVADADYAAAGASVGDRAATLKGSNIILAIQGPDPASLKGFAEGAWLAAGLNPFGERARVDEYAKLGIEALAMEFMPRITRAQSMDILSSQANLAGYKAVLMAASAYGRAFPMMMTAAGTVSAAKAFVMGVGVAGLQAIATARRLGAQVSATDVRSATKEQILSLGAKPIFVENVAGIEGEGAGGYATEMSDEYKAAQAELVSSHIAKQDIVITTALIPGRPAPRLISDAQLATMRSGSVIVDMAAESGGNVEGSVSGEAKRIHGVTVIGAKNIAALMPADTSALFSRNLFNFLSAFWDKEQGKPVLDEEIGNAVRLTQGGKVVNERLLG, from the coding sequence ATGCGCATCGCTGTCCTGAAGGAGCTCGCTCCCGGCGAGACCCGCGTCGCCGCGACCCCCGAAACCGTGAAAAAGTTCATCGGGCTGGGCGCCGAAGTTGCTGTCGAATCGGGGGCAGGCGAAGCGGCGTCGGTCGCCGATGCCGACTATGCCGCCGCGGGCGCCAGCGTCGGCGACCGCGCCGCGACGCTGAAAGGCTCGAACATCATCCTCGCCATCCAGGGGCCCGACCCGGCGAGCCTCAAAGGCTTTGCCGAGGGCGCCTGGCTCGCCGCCGGGCTCAACCCGTTCGGCGAGCGTGCGCGCGTCGATGAATATGCAAAGCTGGGGATCGAGGCGCTGGCGATGGAGTTCATGCCGCGCATCACGCGCGCGCAATCGATGGACATCCTGTCGAGCCAGGCGAACCTCGCCGGTTACAAGGCGGTGCTGATGGCGGCGAGCGCCTATGGCCGCGCCTTTCCGATGATGATGACCGCCGCGGGCACGGTGAGCGCCGCCAAGGCGTTCGTGATGGGCGTCGGCGTCGCGGGCCTTCAGGCAATCGCAACCGCGCGGCGTTTGGGCGCGCAGGTCAGCGCGACCGACGTGCGCTCGGCGACCAAGGAACAGATACTCTCGCTTGGCGCCAAGCCGATTTTCGTCGAAAATGTCGCGGGGATCGAAGGCGAGGGTGCGGGCGGCTATGCCACCGAAATGTCCGACGAATATAAGGCGGCGCAGGCCGAACTCGTGTCGTCACACATCGCCAAGCAGGACATCGTCATCACCACCGCGCTGATCCCGGGCCGCCCCGCGCCGCGGCTGATTTCGGACGCGCAGCTCGCGACGATGCGGTCGGGTAGCGTGATCGTCGACATGGCGGCCGAAAGCGGCGGCAATGTCGAAGGGTCGGTGTCGGGCGAGGCAAAGCGCATCCACGGCGTCACCGTGATCGGCGCGAAAAATATCGCGGCGCTGATGCCCGCCGACACGAGCGCGCTGTTCAGCCGCAACCTGTTCAACTTCCTCTCGGCCTTCTGGGACAAGGAGCAGGGCAAGCCCGTGCTCGACGAGGAGATCGGCAACGCCGTGCGGCTGACGCAGGGCGGCAAGGTCGTGAACGAGCGATTGTTGGGGTAA
- a CDS encoding PH domain-containing protein, translating into MGLFSAGNIDVSRAQAEFQAWLIDGEQVLAAFRTIRDTVLLTNYRFIFVDVQGLTGSKKDFQSIPWRSVTRFSFETAGTFDLDADMKVWVSGAATPLEVKISRKSDPQRIHQLMTRLIVSR; encoded by the coding sequence ATGGGCTTGTTCAGCGCTGGCAACATCGACGTATCGCGCGCACAGGCCGAGTTTCAGGCGTGGCTGATCGACGGCGAGCAGGTGCTCGCCGCGTTCCGCACGATTCGCGACACGGTGCTGCTGACCAACTACCGCTTCATTTTCGTCGATGTGCAGGGGCTGACGGGATCGAAGAAGGATTTTCAAAGCATTCCCTGGCGGTCGGTGACGCGCTTTTCGTTCGAGACCGCGGGTACCTTCGATCTCGATGCCGACATGAAGGTCTGGGTTTCGGGTGCCGCGACGCCGCTCGAGGTCAAGATTTCGCGCAAGAGCGACCCGCAGCGTATCCATCAGCTGATGACGCGCCTGATCGTCAGCCGCTGA
- a CDS encoding fasciclin domain-containing protein has protein sequence MPRAKPVALPSLVLTAALSLGLAACSSEPETTTKTETVGDAIGADAAAGGMAADKTIADNIARSSIHTSLAAALTQAGLAQTLAGAGPFTLFAPTDAAFTQVPPVTRDEWMRPGQQSVLAGVLNYHVVPGKLTASDLSAQIDAAGGQVTLKTSDGQELVARKSGDSILLTSASGNKAIVTQADVEQANGIMHVIDAVLLPRM, from the coding sequence ATGCCGCGCGCGAAACCTGTCGCTCTTCCTTCGCTTGTCCTGACCGCCGCGCTTTCGCTGGGTCTTGCCGCGTGCAGCAGCGAGCCCGAAACGACGACCAAGACCGAAACGGTCGGCGATGCGATCGGCGCCGACGCGGCGGCGGGCGGGATGGCCGCCGACAAGACGATCGCCGACAATATCGCGAGGTCGTCGATTCACACCTCGCTCGCCGCCGCGCTGACGCAGGCCGGGCTGGCGCAGACCCTGGCGGGCGCAGGGCCCTTCACCCTCTTCGCCCCGACCGACGCCGCCTTTACGCAGGTGCCGCCGGTGACGCGCGACGAGTGGATGCGCCCGGGGCAACAGAGCGTGCTTGCCGGCGTGCTCAACTATCATGTCGTTCCGGGCAAGCTCACGGCGTCCGACCTGAGCGCGCAGATCGACGCCGCGGGTGGGCAGGTCACGCTGAAAACCTCCGATGGGCAGGAGCTTGTGGCGCGGAAATCGGGCGATTCGATCCTGCTCACCAGCGCGTCGGGCAACAAGGCGATCGTTACGCAGGCCGATGTCGAGCAGGCGAACGGCATTATGCATGTGATCGACGCGGTGCTGCTGCCGCGGATGTAG
- a CDS encoding proton-translocating transhydrogenase family protein gives MDFIAIFSIFVLACFVGYFVVWSVTPALHTPLMSVTNAISSVIIVGALIAAAAAGSATSKWLGLAAVVMASINIFGGFAVTARMLAMYKKKER, from the coding sequence GTGGATTTTATCGCCATTTTTTCGATTTTCGTGCTGGCGTGCTTCGTCGGCTATTTCGTCGTCTGGTCGGTGACCCCGGCGCTGCACACGCCGCTGATGAGCGTCACCAACGCGATTTCCTCGGTCATCATCGTCGGTGCGCTGATCGCCGCGGCAGCGGCGGGATCTGCGACGTCGAAATGGCTGGGCCTCGCGGCGGTGGTGATGGCGAGCATCAATATCTTCGGCGGTTTCGCGGTCACCGCGCGCATGTTGGCGATGTACAAGAAGAAGGAGCGCTGA
- a CDS encoding NAD(P)(+) transhydrogenase (Re/Si-specific) subunit beta translates to MEFQSILAAAAGGHGAVNPWAAIAYLISGVFFILALRGLSSPASSQRGNRFGMIGMTIAVVTTLLTHVPRLDGGALDSVALIEILAAIGIGAVIGIVMARRIAMTAMPQLVAAFHSLVGLAAVAVAAAAYLNPQAFGIADAAGQIYTVSRIEMGLGIAIGAITFSGSVIAFLKLNGNMSGAPIMLPARHVINLGTLAAIIGLVAYFTFDQSPWVFWTVTGLSFLIGFLLIIPIGGADMPVVVSMLNSYSGWAAAAMGFTLGNTAMIITGALVGSSGAILSYIMCRAMNRSFISVIAGGFGGDDAAAGAGGAKEQRPWKPGSADDAAFLMSQAENVIIVPGYGMAVAQAQHALREMADLLKKEGVNVKYAIHPVAGRMPGHMNVLLAEANVPYDEVFELEDINGEFAQCDVAFVIGANDVTNPSAKTDKSSPIYGMPVLDVEKAKTVLFVKRSMGGVGYAGVDNDVFYMDQTMMLLGDAKKMADDIVKALNGGGH, encoded by the coding sequence ATGGAATTTCAGTCGATCCTAGCCGCCGCGGCTGGCGGCCACGGCGCCGTGAATCCCTGGGCGGCGATCGCCTATCTGATCTCGGGCGTCTTCTTCATCCTCGCGCTGCGCGGCCTGTCGTCGCCCGCCTCGTCGCAGCGCGGCAACCGCTTTGGCATGATCGGCATGACGATCGCGGTTGTCACGACCTTGCTGACGCATGTCCCGCGGCTCGATGGCGGGGCGCTCGATAGTGTTGCGCTGATCGAAATCCTCGCGGCGATCGGTATCGGCGCGGTCATCGGCATCGTCATGGCGCGGCGTATCGCGATGACCGCGATGCCGCAGCTGGTCGCGGCATTCCACAGCCTTGTCGGCCTCGCCGCCGTGGCGGTTGCGGCGGCGGCCTATCTCAATCCACAGGCGTTCGGCATCGCCGATGCCGCGGGGCAGATTTACACGGTCAGCCGCATCGAAATGGGGCTCGGAATCGCGATCGGTGCGATCACATTTTCGGGATCGGTGATCGCCTTTCTCAAGCTCAACGGCAATATGTCGGGCGCGCCGATCATGCTGCCCGCGCGGCATGTCATCAACCTCGGCACGCTCGCGGCGATCATCGGTCTTGTCGCCTATTTCACCTTCGACCAGTCGCCATGGGTGTTCTGGACGGTCACGGGCCTCAGCTTCCTGATCGGCTTCCTGCTCATCATCCCGATCGGCGGCGCCGACATGCCGGTCGTCGTGTCGATGCTCAACAGCTATTCGGGCTGGGCCGCGGCGGCGATGGGCTTCACGCTCGGCAATACCGCGATGATCATCACGGGCGCGCTTGTCGGCTCGTCCGGCGCGATCCTGTCGTACATCATGTGCCGCGCGATGAACCGCAGCTTCATCAGCGTGATCGCCGGCGGCTTCGGCGGCGACGATGCGGCGGCGGGTGCCGGCGGCGCGAAGGAACAGCGGCCGTGGAAGCCGGGCAGCGCCGACGACGCCGCCTTCCTGATGAGCCAGGCCGAAAATGTCATCATCGTGCCCGGTTACGGCATGGCGGTGGCGCAAGCGCAGCACGCGCTGCGCGAAATGGCCGACCTGCTCAAGAAAGAGGGCGTGAACGTCAAATATGCGATCCACCCCGTTGCGGGGCGAATGCCGGGACATATGAACGTGCTGCTCGCCGAGGCGAATGTGCCCTATGACGAGGTATTCGAGCTGGAGGACATCAACGGCGAGTTCGCGCAATGCGACGTCGCGTTCGTCATCGGTGCCAACGACGTCACCAACCCGTCGGCCAAGACCGACAAATCGTCGCCGATCTACGGGATGCCCGTGCTCGACGTTGAAAAGGCGAAGACGGTGCTGTTCGTGAAGCGCTCGATGGGCGGGGTCGGCTATGCCGGCGTCGACAACGACGTGTTCTACATGGACCAGACGATGATGCTGCTCGGCGATGCCAAGAAGATGGCCGACGACATCGTGAAAGCGCTGAACGGCGGGGGGCACTAA
- a CDS encoding aspartate/glutamate racemase family protein, with protein MRKIGLIGGMSWASTELYYRHLNKGVQKRLGTACSAPILMESLNYCDLSRITTDAQWDHARAVLIASAQRLEAAGATALMIAANSMHKVAEDVAAAITIPLLHIVDETGEKMKADGVKAAAVIGTRNVMTEPWFRQRLVRHGLTLAPYDATRADEIDRIIYEELMLGKVNEASRRTMKTFITDIAKQDIQAIVLACTELVMLVDPDANVLPIYDTTRIHVAAGVDWILGGG; from the coding sequence ATGCGTAAAATCGGCCTGATTGGCGGGATGAGTTGGGCATCGACCGAGCTTTATTACCGCCATCTCAACAAGGGGGTGCAAAAGCGCCTCGGCACCGCCTGTTCGGCGCCGATCCTGATGGAGAGCCTGAACTATTGCGACCTGTCGCGGATCACGACCGACGCGCAATGGGATCATGCCAGGGCGGTGCTGATCGCATCGGCGCAGCGACTGGAGGCGGCGGGCGCGACCGCGCTGATGATCGCCGCCAATTCGATGCACAAGGTGGCGGAAGATGTCGCCGCCGCAATCACGATTCCGCTGCTCCATATCGTCGATGAGACGGGCGAGAAGATGAAGGCCGACGGCGTCAAGGCCGCGGCCGTGATCGGCACGCGCAACGTGATGACCGAGCCCTGGTTCCGCCAGCGGCTCGTGCGCCACGGGCTGACGCTCGCACCCTATGACGCAACGCGCGCCGACGAAATCGACCGGATCATTTACGAAGAGCTGATGCTGGGCAAGGTCAACGAAGCGTCGCGCCGCACGATGAAGACCTTTATCACCGACATTGCGAAGCAGGATATTCAGGCGATCGTGCTCGCCTGCACCGAGCTGGTGATGCTGGTCGATCCCGATGCCAATGTCCTGCCGATTTACGACACGACGCGGATTCATGTCGCGGCGGGGGTCGATTGGATCTTGGGCGGGGGGTGA
- a CDS encoding DUF2147 domain-containing protein, with amino-acid sequence MFHRYALALAALVAGPSLAAAPPALAGRWKTDDGKGIVVMTPCGANMCGHIERLLIKQPAGGQLDERNPDKAKRGRKVTGLRIYWDLAPDGNVWKGQGYSPEDGRYYKAHLSVKGDKMMMKGCVSVICRTVTWTKIG; translated from the coding sequence TTGTTTCACCGTTATGCCTTGGCGCTCGCCGCCCTTGTCGCCGGTCCCTCGCTCGCCGCCGCGCCGCCCGCCCTCGCGGGCCGCTGGAAAACCGACGACGGCAAGGGCATCGTCGTGATGACGCCGTGCGGCGCCAACATGTGCGGCCATATCGAGCGCCTGCTGATCAAGCAGCCCGCGGGCGGCCAGCTCGACGAACGCAACCCCGACAAGGCCAAGCGCGGCCGCAAGGTCACGGGCCTGCGCATCTATTGGGATCTCGCCCCCGACGGCAACGTCTGGAAGGGTCAGGGCTACAGCCCCGAAGACGGCCGCTATTACAAGGCGCATCTCAGCGTCAAAGGCGACAAGATGATGATGAAAGGCTGCGTTTCGGTCATTTGCCGCACAGTGACGTGGACGAAGATCGGCTAG
- a CDS encoding parallel beta-helix domain-containing protein — translation MRFHHLVVSFGLALALATPAAARTIGVAADAPDANEKLQEALILAQPGDVVELGAGVWKLTDGLSLDVANVTVRGAGTGEGGSILDFSGQQGAGEGLLVTSDDVLLTNFAVLNTKGDGIKSKGADRIVYHKLRVEWTAGPKATNGAYGIYPVESTDVLVDSVYVRGASDAGIYVGQSKNIVVRESVATENVAGIEIENSYDADVHDNIANRNTGGILVFDLPSLPMQGGHNVRVFSNIINDNSVPNFAPAGNIVASVPTGTGVLVMANRNVEIFDNIFDRNGTANVMIVGYRYEHKDPKYQPLPRAIVVRDNQHGKAGYAPAFPGGAEIAAAMGGTLPPVLWDGSGDAIVNDDVGVLSLNLPDMAMPQSAAKPSPADLKDTAPAPLPGITLPASMEAKIR, via the coding sequence ATGCGATTCCATCATCTCGTCGTGTCTTTTGGTCTTGCACTGGCTTTGGCGACGCCTGCGGCGGCCAGGACGATCGGCGTGGCGGCCGATGCCCCCGACGCCAACGAAAAATTGCAGGAGGCGCTGATCCTCGCGCAGCCGGGCGATGTGGTCGAACTGGGCGCGGGGGTGTGGAAGCTGACCGACGGGCTGTCGCTCGACGTTGCCAATGTGACCGTGCGCGGCGCGGGGACGGGCGAGGGCGGGTCGATCCTCGACTTTTCGGGACAGCAGGGCGCGGGCGAGGGGCTGCTCGTCACATCCGACGATGTGCTGCTCACCAATTTTGCCGTGCTCAATACGAAAGGCGACGGCATCAAGTCGAAGGGCGCCGACCGTATCGTCTATCACAAGCTGCGCGTCGAGTGGACCGCGGGGCCAAAGGCGACCAACGGCGCCTATGGCATCTATCCGGTCGAAAGCACCGATGTGCTGGTCGACAGCGTCTATGTCCGCGGCGCGTCGGATGCGGGCATCTATGTCGGCCAGTCGAAGAATATCGTCGTGCGCGAATCGGTCGCGACTGAAAATGTTGCGGGGATCGAGATCGAGAACAGCTACGACGCCGATGTTCACGACAATATCGCGAACCGCAACACCGGCGGCATCCTGGTGTTCGACCTGCCCAGCCTGCCGATGCAGGGCGGGCACAATGTCCGCGTCTTTTCCAATATCATCAACGATAACAGCGTCCCCAACTTCGCGCCCGCGGGCAATATCGTCGCGAGTGTGCCGACGGGCACCGGCGTGCTGGTGATGGCGAACCGCAATGTCGAGATTTTCGACAATATTTTCGACCGGAACGGCACCGCCAATGTGATGATCGTCGGTTACCGCTACGAGCATAAAGACCCGAAATATCAGCCGTTGCCGCGCGCGATCGTCGTGCGCGACAACCAGCATGGCAAGGCGGGCTATGCCCCCGCCTTCCCCGGCGGCGCCGAGATTGCCGCGGCGATGGGCGGCACGCTTCCGCCGGTGCTGTGGGACGGGTCGGGCGACGCGATCGTCAACGACGATGTCGGCGTGCTGTCGCTGAACCTGCCCGACATGGCGATGCCGCAAAGCGCGGCAAAACCTTCGCCCGCCGACCTGAAAGACACGGCGCCCGCGCCGCTGCCGGGCATCACGCTGCCCGCGAGTATGGAGGCGAAGATCCGGTGA
- a CDS encoding SO2930 family diheme c-type cytochrome: MKRVVAAIAAALLSSSGGTALTPPTVDEALVESDAMPAKLSAFGLFRGNDPLRPVAGIAYTLRTPLFSDYADKHRFMLIPDGKKAAVGADGAIDFPVGTVLVKSFGWSDVNAGRPVETRLLIRRASGWAALPYIWDADGKDATLALGGRRVPVSFATAAGERHSIRYAVPNKNQCKECHSLNGEIVPIGPKARNLVLDPAAPAALRARYFAQPAALEPAMPVWDDATSGSVAERARAYLDVNCAHCHNPAGSASNSGLFLRWTDDAAGVNYGIGKRPTAAGRGSGGMDFAIAPGAPDHSFMIYRLQSTDPGIAMPEVGRSTVHKEGAALLRQWIAEMPEGGSR, encoded by the coding sequence GTGAAGCGCGTCGTTGCCGCGATCGCCGCGGCGTTGCTGAGCAGTAGCGGCGGCACGGCGCTTACCCCGCCGACCGTCGACGAGGCGCTGGTCGAAAGCGACGCGATGCCCGCGAAGCTCTCCGCCTTCGGCCTGTTTCGCGGCAATGATCCGCTCCGTCCGGTGGCGGGCATCGCCTATACGCTGCGCACGCCCTTGTTCAGCGATTATGCCGACAAGCATCGGTTCATGCTGATCCCGGATGGAAAAAAGGCTGCGGTGGGGGCCGATGGCGCCATCGACTTTCCGGTCGGCACGGTGCTGGTCAAGAGCTTCGGCTGGAGCGACGTTAACGCCGGGCGCCCGGTCGAAACGCGGCTGCTGATCCGCCGCGCCTCGGGCTGGGCGGCGCTGCCCTATATCTGGGATGCCGATGGCAAGGATGCGACGCTGGCGCTGGGCGGGCGGCGCGTGCCGGTGAGCTTTGCCACCGCCGCGGGCGAGCGGCATTCGATCCGCTATGCCGTGCCGAACAAGAATCAGTGCAAGGAATGCCACAGCCTGAACGGCGAAATCGTGCCGATCGGGCCCAAGGCGCGCAATCTCGTGCTCGACCCCGCCGCACCGGCGGCGCTGCGCGCGCGCTATTTCGCGCAGCCCGCTGCGCTGGAGCCAGCGATGCCCGTGTGGGACGATGCGACCAGCGGCAGCGTTGCGGAGCGCGCTCGCGCCTATCTCGACGTCAATTGCGCGCATTGCCACAATCCGGCGGGCAGCGCGTCGAACAGCGGGCTGTTCCTGCGCTGGACCGACGATGCCGCAGGCGTGAACTATGGCATCGGCAAGCGCCCGACCGCGGCGGGGCGCGGCAGCGGGGGCATGGATTTCGCGATTGCGCCGGGAGCGCCGGATCATAGCTTCATGATCTATCGCCTCCAAAGCACCGATCCCGGCATTGCGATGCCCGAGGTCGGGCGGTCGACGGTGCATAAGGAGGGTGCGGCGCTGCTGCGGCAATGGATTGCGGAAATGCCGGAGGGTGGTTCGCGCTGA